The genomic stretch CTTGCACGCGGAGGCCAGGTCTATTTCTTGTACAACCGGGTAGAGGACATTGAGCGGAAAGCGGATGAAATTTCAATGCTAGTCCCTGACGCGAAGGTAGCATATGCGCATGGGAAAATGACAGAAAATGAATTAGAAACCGTTATGCTAAGCTTCCTTGAAGGAGAATCAGACGTTCTCGTCAGCACAACCATTATCGAAACTGGCGTGGACATCCCAAACGTCAATACGCTGATCGTATTTGACGCCGACAAGATGGGACTTTCTCAGCTTTACCAGCTGCGGGGGCGTGTCGGCCGTTCTAACCGTGTGGCGTATGCGTACTTCACGTATCGCCGGGATAAAGTGCTGACAGAAGTGGCTGAAAAAAGGCTGCAGGCTATTAAAGAATTCACAGAGTTAGGTTCCGGTTTTAAAATCGCAATGCGTGACTTAACGATTCGCGGAGCCGGGAATCTTCTTGGTGCCCAGCAGCATGGCTTCATCGATTCGGTCGGATTTGACCTCTATTCACAAATGCTGAAGGAGGCCATTGAGGAGCGTAAAGGAGACACAGCGAAGACAGAGCAGTTTGAAACAGAAATTGATGTCGAGCTTGATGCGTATATTCCGGAAACTTATATTCAAGACGGCAAACAGAAAATTGATATGTATAAACGCTTCAGGTCTGTGGCGACAATCGAAGAGAAGAATGAGCTTCAAGATGAAATGATCGACCGCTTTGGAAACTATCCAAAAGAAGTCGAATACTTGTTTACTGTTGCAGAAATGAAAGTCTATGCGAGACAGGAACGTGTCGAGCTGATTAAGCAGGATAAAGATGCTGTCAGATTGACGATTTCTGAAGAAGCAAGTGCTGAAATTGACGGGCAGAAGCTGTTTGAGCTTGGCAATCAATATGGCAGACAAATCGGACTGGGAATGGAAGGGAAAAAACTCAAAATCTCCATACAGACGAAAGGCCGTAGTGCTGATGAATGGCTCGACACCGTGCTGGGCATGCTGAAGGGCTTAAAAGATGTGAAAAAGCAAACCATTTCATCAACGTAAATTTTGTTACTCTCTGGTGTATATTACATTTGATGTGACGGATACTAATTTCAAGCGAGGCGGAAGGTACATAAAGTAACTGCTTTAGGTCTTTCCCACATGTATATACCATCAAATGAAAGAGAGGCACCAGAGATGAAAGCAACCGGTATCGTACGTCGTATTGATGACTTAGGTCGGGTCGTGATTCCTAAAGAAATTCGAAGAACTCTGAGAATCAGGGAAGGCGATCCGCTTGAGATTTTTGTAGATCGTGACGGAGAAGTGATTTTGAAAAAGTACTCTCCGATCAGTGAGCTTGGAGACTTTGCAAAGGAGTATGCAGACGCGCTTTACGACAGCCTCGGCCATTCAGTGCTGATTTGTGATCGTGATGTATATATTGCCGTGTCCGGCAGCTCCAAAAAAGATTACTTAAACAAGTCAATCAGCGAAATGCTGGAAAGAACAATGGATCAGCGCAGCTCCGTGCTTGAGAGTGATGCGAAATCAGTACAGCTTGTGAATGGAATTGATGAGGACATGAATTCTTATACTGTAGGCCCAATTGTGGCGAACGGTGATCCGATAGGTGCTGTGGTGATCTTTTCAAAAGATCAGACAATGGGCGAAGTAGAGCATAAAGCCGTTGAAACAGCAGCTGGATTTTTGGCTCGTCAAATGGAACAGTAGGTCTTATTCCTTTCTTCGAAAATAGGTATGTAAAGAACAGCTCTCCTTGGGACGCTGTTCTTTTTCATGCGTGCCGAAAAAGGAATCCAAGGGTTGGGATGTGGTATAATAACCTCGTTTTTATTTGTGCCGCGGTAATACGTGAACCGTATTGCCCCTGACGTTGGGAAGGAGCTTTTGGATGGACGATTCAATAGGCGTTAAACGGCATTGGATTTGGCAGGGGGCTTTTGTTTTAATTCTGGCAGGCGTCATCACAAAAATTTTAAGCGCTGTTTACAGAGTCCCGTTTCAAAACATTGTCGGCGATGTTGGATTTTATATATATCAGCAGGTATACCCCTTTCTTGGTATTGCGGTCATGCTGTCCACATCAGGATTTCCAGTCATTATTTCAAAGCTGATGAATGATTATAGTGAAAAAAATCATCACACCATATTAAAAATATCAGCGTTGTTTTTGTCTTTAATCGGTATTTTATTATTTCTTTGTTTATATCTGGGTGCTGTTCCTATTGCACTCTTTATGGGAGATTCGCATCTAGCCGTGTTAATTCAAGTGGCCGCATACGCGTTTCTGCTTTTCCCATTTGTCGCGTTGCTAAGAGGCGGTTTTCAGGGGCGGCACGAAATGCTCCCTTCAGCCTTATCACAGATGACAGAGCAGTTTCTGCGTGTTGCGGTGCTCTTGGGTTTATCATTTTGGCTCGTGAAAAAGGGAGCCTCGCTTTATACTGCGGGAGCGGCAGCCGCTTCAGGCTCTCTTGCCGGAAGTTTGGTTGCATTGATAATACTGGGGTTTTTTTGGTTCAAAACGAAAAGAGACAACCAAACGGATAGGCAAAACGAAAATGTCATCACAACAAAAGAATTGACGAAAAAACTGCTTTTATATTCGGTCACAATTTGTGTAAGCAGTTTGCTGCTTTTGTTTATCCAGCTTGTTGATGCTTTGAATTTATATGCATTGCTTTCGGGTGGTGAGGCAAGCGAAGAAGCAAAATGCCTAAAGGGGATCTATGATCGGGGACAACCCTTGTTGCAGCTCGGTTCAGTTTTTGCCGTAAGCATTGCGACGTCACTCGTTCCGTATATTTCTATGGCTGTAAAAAACAAAGAGCTGAAGATCATGAAAGAAAAAATCACGTCATCTTTGAAACTATGCCTTGTGCTCGGTACAGGCGCATCGGCTGGGTTGATTTGCATTCTAAAGCCGGTAAATATCATGCTGTTTCAAAATGGAGAAGGGACAGGTGCGTTACAAGTATTTAGCTGCTCCATTTTGTTTGCATCCTTGGCGGTAACGGCAGCGGCAGTCTTACAGGGAGCGGGATACACAGTTTTTCCTGCGATAGCGGTGGGCGCGGGTGTTGCGGTGAAATGGGTGTTAAACACACTTTTGGTTCCGCGCTATGGGATTGAAGGCGCATCGCTTGCGACAGCGGCTTCCTTTGCGGCTGTCGCCGGCCTTAACTTGTATCAGCTTCGGCAAAAGGAATGGCTCGATAAGCTTAGAGGCGTTTTGATTCCGATTATTGGATCTGCTCTTTTGATGTCAGCTGTTTTGCTTGCGTATACGCGTCTCTGGACTTTCTTGTTTCCTGCAACAGGAAGAGGAGCGGCTGTGATTGAGAGTCTTTCTGCTGTTGCCATTGGTGGCGCGGTGTTTATTTATTGTATGATGAGATTGGGAATATTTACAGATGAAGAGCTGAACAGTGTGCCATTCGGCAGCAAGTTAAGCAAATTCATGAGAAGGAGAGAACAAAATGGCGGGTAAAATTACAGTCGTCGGACTTGGTGCCGGAGACATGGACCAATTGACAATTGGTATACACAAGCTGCTGACGAAGGCAGATACGCTGTATGTCAGAACCAAGGATCATCCTTTAATTGAGGAGCTTGAAAAAGAAACGAAGAACATCCGTTTCTTTGATGATATATATGAGAAACATGATCAGTTCGAGGCGGTATATGAAGAAATTGCAGATATCCTCTTTGAAGCGGCGCGGCGTGAGGACGTGGTTTACGCTGTGCCGGGACACCCTTTTGTCGCAGAAAAAACAGTTCAGCTGCTGACGGAGCGGCAGGAAAAGGAAAACGTTCAAGTGAAAGTCGCGGGGGGACAAAGTTTCCTTGATGCCACATTCAATGTCTTGCAAATTGACCCGATTGAAGGTTTTCAATTTGTGGATGCCGGCACATTGTCCGCGGATGAGCTTGAGCTCAGACATCATCTGATCATATGTCAGGTTTACGACCAAATGACGGCTTCTGAAGTCAAGCTGACATTGATGGAGAAGCTGCCTGATGATTATGAGGTCGTCATTGTGACTGCAGCAGGCAGCCGTGGCGAGGAGATCAGGACAGTGCCATTATTTGAGCTGGACCGCAATGTCGCTTTGAACAACTTAACAAGTGTGTATATTCCGCCGATTAAAGAAGAGAAGCTGCTTTATCACGAATTCTCCACGTTCCGAAGCATCATCAGAGAGCTTCGCGGACCTAATGGATGTCCGTGGGATAAAAAGCAGACGCATCAGTCATTAAAGCAGTACATGATTGAAGAATGTTATGAGCTTCTCGAAGCTATTGACGAAGAAGACACAGACCATATGATCGAAGAGCTTGGCGACGTTTTGCTTCAGGTCTTGCTTCACGCGCAAATTGGTGAAGATGAAGGTTATTTCACAATTGATGATGTCATAAAAGGAATCAGTGAAAAAATGGTCCGAAGACATCCCCATGTGTTTAAAGATGTTAAGGTTCAGGATGAAAACGATGTTTTAGCCAATTGGGAAGATATAAAAAAGGCCGAAAAAAATACATCTGAATCATCATTACTAGACAGCGTACCGAAAACCCTTCCAGCTCTTTCGAAAGCAGCTAAATTGCAGAAAAAAGCAGCGAAGGTCGGTTTTGACTGGGAAGACGTCAGCGATATTTGGGAAAAGGTAAGTGAGGAAATGAAGGAATTTTCTTCTGAGGTTTCTGAAGCTCCTCACGAACACAATCTTAAAGCTGAGTTTGGCGACATTTTGTTCGCGCTGGTGAATGTAGCCCGCTTCTACAAAATAGAGCCAGAGGAAGCGCTGACCATGACTAATGACAAATTCCGGAGACGGTTCTCGTACATTGAGGAAACAGCGAAGGAAGAGGGAGTCGAGTTGGCTGATATGTCCCTTGAGGACATGGACAAACTGTGGAATGAAGCAAAAGAAACTGAGAGGAGATCATAGATATGAGATTAGATAAATTTTTGAAAGTATCACGGCTGATCAAACGGCGTACACTAGCGAAGGAAGTAGCTGACCAAGGACGAATCTCTATTAACGGAAACCAAGCTAAAGCTAGCTCTGACGTAAAACCGGGAGATGAACTAACGGTCCGCTTCGGCCAAAAGCTTGTAACGGTTCAAGTTAATGAATTGAAAGACACGACGAAAAAAGAAGAAGCTGCAAACATGTACACGATTCTAAAAGAAGAAAAACTCGGCGAATAGGCTTGTTCTAAAAAAACCCCCCACCTCATACAATGCAGTAATAATGCTAAAAGTATCGAGGATATGGGGGCTGAATAGATGAATTCATATTATGATCAAAAAGGTTCTTCGTCTGTTCCGGAACAGCATGATGTGACAATGAAAGGCCGGAAGCATTTAGATATTTCTGGGGTTAAGCATGTGGAGAGTTTTGATAACGAAGAATTCCTGCTGGAAACGGTGATGGGAATGCTCTCCGTCAGAGGCCAAAACCTGCAGATGAAAAATCTTGATGTGGAAAAAGGGATTGTTTCGATTAAAGGCAGGGTATTTGATTTAGTGTACTTAGACGAACAACAAGGGGATAAAGCTAAAGGGTTTTTTAGCAAGTTGTTTAAATGACGCTGACGACACAATTCTATACAATGCTAGCGATGTCCGGTATGGGTCTCTGGCTTGGTGCTTCGCTTGATACATACCGGCTCTTTGTCATTCGTGCCAAAACAGCCAGATGGCTATTATTTATTCATGATATTCTTTTCTGGATTATGCAAGGGCTGCTTTTCTTTTATGTCTTGCTTCATGTAAATGAGGGAGAATTCAGGATTTACATCTTTTTAGCGGTTCTGCTGGGCGTTGCGACGTATCAGAGCCTTTGCAAACGAATCTATATAAAAATACTGAAATTCGTCATTTACCTTGTTGTTTCTGTTTATCAATTCTTCAAAAAACTCATTCAGCACGTGTTATTTCGTCCTATTGTGTGGACATGCGGAGCGATCATCTGGCTGGCGGCATTTTTATTCAAGAAAACATACAGCCTGATAGGTTTTCTCCTGCTGTGTCTATATAAAATAGTCATGGTTCTGTGTTTTCCGATCCGTTTTATCGCGAAACAATGTTTGAAACTTCTTCCTGTGAAAATGCGTCTAACTTTTAGACGTTATTTTGAAAAAGGTGCAGGATTTCTCAAAAAGAAGAAGAAACTATTGATAACCATAAGAACGACCATCACACGGTTTTTGAAGAGATGAAAGGAGGACCGTCTGGTTTGAATTTTTCCAGGGAACGAACGATAACTGAAATACAAAACGACTATAAAGAACAAGTAGAACGGCAAAATCAGCTGAAGAAACGAAGACGCAAAGGGCTGTACAGACGGTTAACTGTATTCGGCGCCCTAGTATTCCTGACGGCAATTGTGCTGGCAAGCTCTGTATGGTCCCAAACATCTTCCCTTAGTGCAAAAGAAGAAAAGAAAGAACAGCTTGAAAAAGAACTGAAAAGTTTAAAGACAAAACAAACGGATTTAAAAGAAGAAATATCCAAATTGAAGGATGAGGATTACGTCACAGAGCTTGCCAGAAGGGACTTATTCATGTCTGGAGACGGAGAAATTATCTTCAATGTGGAGAAGAAGAGCAAGTAGCCTTGTTGACACTTAAATTTTTATTTAGGTATAATTAAGCAAACGATCTTTTTATAAGCCTAAGGAGGAGCACTTTTTTTATGTCGATTGAAGTTGGCAGCAAGTTGCAAGGGAAAATTACAGGTATTACAAATTTTGGAGCATTTGTTGAATTGCCTGGAGGCTCAACCGGTCTCGTTCACATTAGTGAGGTAGCTGATAATTATGTCAAAGACATTAACGACCACTTAAAAGTCGGCGACCAAGTTGAAGTGAAAGTCATCAACGTTGAAAAAGACGGGAAAATTGGTTTATCTATTAAAAAAGCTAAAGACCGTCCGCAAGCCAGACCTAGAAATGATTTCCGTCCGAAAGAATCTTTTGAACAGAAAATGAATAAGTTTTTAAAAGACAGCGAAGATCGCTTGTCATCTTTAAAACGCAATACGGAATCAAAACGTGGAGGGCGCGGAGCAAGAAGAGGATAACTTGCTGCTTTCTATAAAATAAATGAAGCATCCGTTCATCCCGACGGATGCTTTTTTATTATCCTCATTCTCTTTAAGAGTCAGAAAATTACAACATTAAAGTTTCTGTTGACGAAAGAGACAAACCTTTGTATTATATAACTTGTGCTTAGAAGCACAAAACAATATGGCGGTGTAGCTCAGCTGGCTAGAGCGTACGGTTCATACCCGTGAGGTCGGGGGTTCGATCCCCTCCGCCGCTACCATATTTGTTTGGCCCGTTGGTCAAGCGGTTAAGACACCGCCCTTTCACGGCGGTAACACGGGTTCGAATCCCGTACGGGTCATCCTAACAAATCGGTTTCTCTTGCAGAAGCCGATTTTTTTCATTTTTAGACAACATTCCGGAAATTCTTTTCATAAACGAATATCAAGGCAGAAACCGTCGAAGATTTCTTTGGTATTGTTACCTTCTTTTGACAAAATCCTATCTGTGCTTTCGCTATAATGACAGGCAACGAATATAACAGGTGGGAGATGAGAGGAATGGAAAAAGCAGAAAGAAGAGTGAACGGGCCAATGGCGGGACAAGCTTTGGAAAAACTCCAATCGTTTTTTAACAGGGGCACGAAGCTGGTGACTCATCATTTGCATTCACTGTTTTTCTATAAAGGATTCATTTATGTTGTCATCGGATTTTTGCTTGGACGGGCTTTCATATTATCCGAGGTGCTTCCTTTCGCACTTCCTTTCTTTGGAGCGATGCTTCTTATCAGAAGAGACAAAGCGTTTTATGCGGTTTTGGCTGTGCTTGCAGGTGCGCTGACCATATCTCCAAAGCACTCATTGCTCATACTGGCGGCATTGCTGGCATTCTTCGTATTTTCTAAAGTGGCTGCCTTCATTACCGACGATCGTGTTAAAGCGCTCCCGATTGTCGTGTTCTTCTCCATGGCTGCAGCAAGAGCCGGGTTTGTTTATGCCCAAAATGGCGTATTTACAACCTATGATTATGTAATGGCTATCGTTGAGGCTGGACTATCGTTTATCTTAACACTGATTTTCCTTCAGAGCCTTCCGATTTTTACTGTGAAAAAAGTGAAACAATCATTAAAAATAGAGGAAATCATTTGCTTTATGATTCTTATTGCCTCTGTTTTAACGGGGCTGGCTGGCTTGTCCTACCAAGGGATGCAGGCAGAACATATATTGGCTCGTTATGTTGTGTTGAGTTTTTCCTTTATTGGCGGAGCAAGCATCGGCTGTACGGTTGGGGTTGTGACCGGCCTGATTCTTGGCTTGGCGAATATCGGAAACCTATATCAAATGAGTCTGCTTGCTTTTTCCGGTTTATTGGGCGGTTTGCTGAAGGAAGGGAAAAAAGCGGGTGCAGCAATTGGTTTGATCGTTGGATCACTTCTTATATCTTTATATGGTGAAGGCTCTGCCGGTCTGATGACAACGCTCTATGAGTCATTAATCGCAGTCTGCCTGTTTTTGCTCACACCTCAATCTATTACGAGGAAAGTGGCGAGATATATTCCGGGAACTGTCGAGCATCTTCAAGAGCAACAGCAATACGCTAGAAAAATCCGTGATGTCACTGCTCAGAAGGTAGACCAATTCTCCAATGTATTTCACGCGCTGTCTGAAAGCTTTGCAACCTTTTATCAAGCATCAGACGAACAGACAGATGACAGCGAAGTTGATCTGTTCTTAAGCAAAATCACGGAGCATTCCTGCCAGACGTGCTACAAGAAAAACAGGTGCTGGGTACAGAACTTTGATAAAACATATGACTTAATGAAACAAGTTATGCTTGAAACAGAGGAAAAAGAATATGCATCAAACCGAAGGCTGAAAAAAGAGTTTCAACAGTATTGTTCTAAATCCAAGCAGGTTGAAGAGCTGATTGAGGATGAGCTCGCACATCATCATGCCCATTTGACACTCAAGAAAAAAGTCCAAGACAGCAGGCGCCTTGTTGCTGAACAGCTTTTAGGCGTTTCTGAGGTTATGGCCGACTTTTCTCGGGAAATAAAAAGAGAGCGAGAACAACACTTTCTGCAGGAAGAGCAAATCATAGAAGCGCTTCAGCATTTCGGAATTGAGATTCAGCATGTCGAGATCTATAGTCTTGAACAAGGAAATATCGATATTGAAATGACCATTCCGTTCAGCGGACATGGAGAAAGTGAAAAAATCATTGCTCCTATGCTTTCTGACATTCTGGAGGAACAAATTCTTGTGAAAGCCGAACAGCACTCTCCGCATCCGAATGGATACAGCCATGTCGCCTTTGGATCAACAAAATCATACAGGGTGTCCACGGGAGCTGCTCACGCTGCGAAGGGCGGCGGCCTTGTCTCCGGTGACAGCTACAGCATGATGGAGCTTGGAGCCAGAAAATATGCTGCAGCAATCAGTGACGGAATGGGCAATGGCGCAAGAGCGCACTTTGAAAGCAATGAAACGATCAAGCTTCTTGAAAAAATCCTTGAATCGGGCATTGATGAAAAAATAGCAATTAAAACGATCAACAGCATACTGTCTCTAAGGACAACTGACGAAATATATTCCACGCTTGACCTATCTATTATCGATCTTCAAGATGCCAGCTGTAAATTTTTGAAGGTTGGATCGACGCCCAGCTTTATCAAACGGGGTGACCAGGTCATGAAAGTTCAAGCGAGCAATCTGCCAATCGGTATTATTAATGAATTCGATGTGGAGGTTGTGAGTGAACAGCTGAAAGCGGGTGACCTCTTAATTATGATGAGTGATGGCATTTTTGAGGGGCCTAAGCATGTGGAAAATCACGACTTATGGATGAAGCGTAAAATGAAAGGGTTGAAAACAAATGACCCGCAGGAGATTGCCGATTTGCTTATGGAAGAAGTCATCCGCACAAGATCCGGCCAAATTGAGGACGATATGACTGTTGTTGTCGTCCGGATTGATCACAATACACCGAAGTGGGCATCCATTCCTGTTCCGGCAATCTTTCAAAACAAACAAGAAATTTCATAACGCTTCCGTATAAATCAAATTTCTTCTGGCGAAGATGGGAATATATGAATCTGAGAATCCTCGTATTCTCCAGGAGGAATGAATGTGAACAACGGACATTTAAATCAAATTTTGCTGATAACGGATGGCTGCTCAAACCATGGGGAAGACCCGCTTGCAATGGCTGCTTTTGCTAAAGAGCAGGGGATTACGGTAAATGTCATTGGTATAATGGAAGAAAATCAAATTGACCCTGAGGCAATGAAGGAAGTCGAAGGGATTGCACTTGCCGGAGGAGGCGTGCACCAAGTCGTTTATGCATCTCAGCTTTCACAAACTGTTCAAATGGTAACAAAGAAAGCGATGACGCAAACCTTACAAGGTGTAGTCAATCAAGAACTGAAACAGATTCTCGGAAAGAATGTGGAAATGGAAGAGCTTTCTCCGGAAAAACGCGGCGAAGTCATGGAAGTGGTAGACGAGCTTGGAGAAACGGTGCATCTTCAGGTTTTGGTTCTTGTTGATACAAGTGCAAGTATGGCGCCAAAGCTTCCAACAGTAAAAGAGGCGCTGATTGATTTGTCTGTAAGCCTCAATTCCCGAATTGGGAATAACGAATTTGCGATGTGTATATTTCCCGGGAAAAAACAAGAGGTCGAGCTTGTGCTGAACTGGACACCGAAGCTGCAATCTCTTTCCACACTCTTTGCAAAGCTTTCGACAGGCGGCATCACGCCGACAGGTCCGGCGATTCGTGAAGCGACACTGCAGTTTGAAAAAATACGCTCAAGAAGGGGCATGCTGGCAGATGATGAACGACGCTTTGACGAGTTTGGCATGTAGCCTCAAGCCGGGTACGACAATCAAAGGCAAGTGGAATGGAAACACTTATACATTGCGTAAACAGCTTGGTAAAGGGGCCAATGGAATTGTGTATTTGGCAGAAACATCAGATGGACATGTTGCCTTAAAGGTGAGTGATGACAGCCTGTCTATTACTTCTGAAGTGAATGTCTTGAAATCTTTCTCAAAGGCCCAGTCCGTTACGATGGGGCCTTCTTTTTTTGATACGGATGATGCCTATATTCCCAGTGCCAATACGAAAGTTTCATTTTATGCAATGGAATACATAAAAGGGCCGCTGCTTTTGAAGTATGTCAGTGATAAAGGAGCAGAGTGGATACCGGTATTAATGATTCAGCTGTTATCCAGCTTATCGGTGCTTCACCAGCAAGGATGGATATTCGGCGATCTTAAACCTGATAATCTGATCGTAACTGGTCCGCCCGCAAGGATCCGCTGCATTGATGTGGGCGGCACGACAAAGGAAGGCCGGGCGATAAAAGAGTATACGGAGTTTTATGACAGAGGCTATTGGGGGTATGGAACAAGAAAGGCAGAGCCATCCTATGATCTGTTCGCAGTTGCCATGATTATGATCAACAGTGTGCATAAAAAAGAATTTAAGAAAACGAACCAGCCCAAAGAACAGCTTAGGTCTCTCATCGAAGGAAACCCGCTGCTTCAAAAGTATAAAAAAGCGCTTTTTTCAGCCTTGAACGGAGATTATCAATCCGCAGATGAAATGAAAAAGGATATGCTAGACGCGGGGCAAAAAGCAGCACAAAGAAAACAGCCTATAAAAGCATCACCGCAGCCTGCCACACGACAAAGACAGCAAAAACCGCGCCAAGGAAAAATAACGAAGACGCGATATACCCCAAAACAGAAACCGGCTAAGTCGGGGGGGTTATTTGAAACAACGCTTATCGTGATCAGTGTTTTAGCGCTTTATTTCGCCTATATTATCTTTTTCTTAATCTGAATGGTGCAAACTGCAGAGCCTATGCTTCTTCTTTGCTTGGAGGGGTTGAAAGTGTTAGGATATGAATATCTTTAAAATACCTGCTCATTGTGAGGAGGACATTGTGAAAAGTGTCAAAGATTTTTTAAACAAACACAATCTTACGTTAAAAGGGGCGACAATCATTGTAGGCGTTTCCGGCGGTCCGGACTCAATGGCTCTTCTTCACGCGTTGCATACGTTATGCGGCCGTTCAGCGAATGTTATTGCAGCTCACGTTGACCATCGGTTCAGAGGTGCGGAA from Bacillus subtilis subsp. subtilis str. 168 encodes the following:
- the spoVT gene encoding transcriptional regulator of sporulation / germination (Evidence 1a: Function from experimental evidences in the studied strain; PubMedId: 8755877, 15063493, 15939023, 16159768, 18996130, 22522895, 27790204; Product type r: regulator) — encoded protein: MKATGIVRRIDDLGRVVIPKEIRRTLRIREGDPLEIFVDRDGEVILKKYSPISELGDFAKEYADALYDSLGHSVLICDRDVYIAVSGSSKKDYLNKSISEMLERTMDQRSSVLESDAKSVQLVNGIDEDMNSYTVGPIVANGDPIGAVVIFSKDQTMGEVEHKAVETAAGFLARQMEQ
- the yabM gene encoding putative exporter (Evidence 3: Putative function from multiple computational evidences; PubMedId: 15849754, 16850406; Product type t: transporter), with translation MDDSIGVKRHWIWQGAFVLILAGVITKILSAVYRVPFQNIVGDVGFYIYQQVYPFLGIAVMLSTSGFPVIISKLMNDYSEKNHHTILKISALFLSLIGILLFLCLYLGAVPIALFMGDSHLAVLIQVAAYAFLLFPFVALLRGGFQGRHEMLPSALSQMTEQFLRVAVLLGLSFWLVKKGASLYTAGAAAASGSLAGSLVALIILGFFWFKTKRDNQTDRQNENVITTKELTKKLLLYSVTICVSSLLLLFIQLVDALNLYALLSGGEASEEAKCLKGIYDRGQPLLQLGSVFAVSIATSLVPYISMAVKNKELKIMKEKITSSLKLCLVLGTGASAGLICILKPVNIMLFQNGEGTGALQVFSCSILFASLAVTAAAVLQGAGYTVFPAIAVGAGVAVKWVLNTLLVPRYGIEGASLATAASFAAVAGLNLYQLRQKEWLDKLRGVLIPIIGSALLMSAVLLAYTRLWTFLFPATGRGAAVIESLSAVAIGGAVFIYCMMRLGIFTDEELNSVPFGSKLSKFMRRREQNGG
- the yabN gene encoding putative fusion methylase and nucleotide pyrophosphohydrolase (Evidence 3: Putative function from multiple computational evidences; PubMedId: 11178267; Product type e: enzyme), producing MAGKITVVGLGAGDMDQLTIGIHKLLTKADTLYVRTKDHPLIEELEKETKNIRFFDDIYEKHDQFEAVYEEIADILFEAARREDVVYAVPGHPFVAEKTVQLLTERQEKENVQVKVAGGQSFLDATFNVLQIDPIEGFQFVDAGTLSADELELRHHLIICQVYDQMTASEVKLTLMEKLPDDYEVVIVTAAGSRGEEIRTVPLFELDRNVALNNLTSVYIPPIKEEKLLYHEFSTFRSIIRELRGPNGCPWDKKQTHQSLKQYMIEECYELLEAIDEEDTDHMIEELGDVLLQVLLHAQIGEDEGYFTIDDVIKGISEKMVRRHPHVFKDVKVQDENDVLANWEDIKKAEKNTSESSLLDSVPKTLPALSKAAKLQKKAAKVGFDWEDVSDIWEKVSEEMKEFSSEVSEAPHEHNLKAEFGDILFALVNVARFYKIEPEEALTMTNDKFRRRFSYIEETAKEEGVELADMSLEDMDKLWNEAKETERRS
- the hslR gene encoding ribosomal RNA binding protein involved in 50S recycling; heat shock protein (Evidence 2a: Function from experimental evidences in other organisms; PubMedId: 10675343, 10675344, 19013177; Product type f: factor) — translated: MRLDKFLKVSRLIKRRTLAKEVADQGRISINGNQAKASSDVKPGDELTVRFGQKLVTVQVNELKDTTKKEEAANMYTILKEEKLGE
- the spcP gene encoding spore protein involved in the shaping of the spore coat (Evidence 1a: Function from experimental evidences in the studied strain; PubMedId: 10869437, 11283287, 15231775, 21904870, 22720735; Product type f: factor); translated protein: MNSYYDQKGSSSVPEQHDVTMKGRKHLDISGVKHVESFDNEEFLLETVMGMLSVRGQNLQMKNLDVEKGIVSIKGRVFDLVYLDEQQGDKAKGFFSKLFK
- the spcQ gene encoding membrane protein of the forespore (Evidence 1a: Function from experimental evidences in the studied strain; PubMedId: 10869437, 11283287, 15849754, 16850406; Product type f: factor), which translates into the protein MTLTTQFYTMLAMSGMGLWLGASLDTYRLFVIRAKTARWLLFIHDILFWIMQGLLFFYVLLHVNEGEFRIYIFLAVLLGVATYQSLCKRIYIKILKFVIYLVVSVYQFFKKLIQHVLFRPIVWTCGAIIWLAAFLFKKTYSLIGFLLLCLYKIVMVLCFPIRFIAKQCLKLLPVKMRLTFRRYFEKGAGFLKKKKKLLITIRTTITRFLKR
- the divIC gene encoding cell-division initiation protein (Evidence 1a: Function from experimental evidences in the studied strain; PubMedId: 10844672, 11283287, 11994149, 12682299, 16936019, 20870765, 22720735; Product type f: factor), whose product is MNFSRERTITEIQNDYKEQVERQNQLKKRRRKGLYRRLTVFGALVFLTAIVLASSVWSQTSSLSAKEEKKEQLEKELKSLKTKQTDLKEEISKLKDEDYVTELARRDLFMSGDGEIIFNVEKKSK
- the yabR gene encoding putative RNA degradation protein; polyribonucleotide nucleotidyltransferase or phosphorylase (Evidence 3: Putative function from multiple computational evidences; PubMedId: 9862121, 15066026, 16014871, 22720735; Product type e: enzyme), with the protein product MSIEVGSKLQGKITGITNFGAFVELPGGSTGLVHISEVADNYVKDINDHLKVGDQVEVKVINVEKDGKIGLSIKKAKDRPQARPRNDFRPKESFEQKMNKFLKDSEDRLSSLKRNTESKRGGRGARRG